The Papaver somniferum cultivar HN1 unplaced genomic scaffold, ASM357369v1 unplaced-scaffold_107, whole genome shotgun sequence genome includes a region encoding these proteins:
- the LOC113328033 gene encoding zinc finger BED domain-containing protein RICESLEEPER 2-like, translating to MVEQAHGRLKGILLTSQNGIATVQHAIHEYTNNDIDKIRKKFEESRFRKFKEFKEDDWLLVDSRMSSVQEQTHYNDVMCSDGEDDDVEMVDPLDGSTTVDCAPAPVSGEKEHKLRSDVWEYFDLIKYKDGSMKGVCKACKVGYKYDSQKGGTSSMKRHKCRERHSQYIWQMILSAKNGQLSSRARKIDQMKFQDLISELLIARNVPLDLVEWKEFRDICAYLNEDAKPIARNTGKADIVKKHNARKEVIRNILTLAPCRMCLTSDMWTSVTTTGYISLTVHFLDQNWELNKYLLNFFELPPPHTGENLSAKLFAMIEDWGIEEKVSNITLDNAANNGACARTMQSRLVANKILFNKGKYFHIDPVMLKIRKSVKSLKKSQVRKQKFLDIVNTLGMSEVRRGIHQDVKTRWNPTYLMLDSCLVYRSVFAHLKEVDSDYKDCPTDEEWDQI from the exons atggtagagcaagCTCATGGGAGACTAAAAGGTATACTTTTAACGAGTCAAAATGGGATTGCGACGGTGCAACATGCTATccatgagtacactaataatgatatcGACAAGATAAGAAAGAAATTCGAAGAAAGTAGGTTCCGGAAATTCAAGGAGTTTAAGGAGGATGATTGGTTGCTTGTTG ATTccaggatgtcaagtgtacaagaacaaaCTCATTATAACGATGTTATGTGTAGTGACGGtgaggatgatgatgttgagatggtAGATCCTTTGGATGGCTCTACAACTGTTGATTGTGCACCTGCACCAGTTTCAGGTGAAAAGGAACATAAACTTAGATCTGATGTTTGGGAATATTTTGATCTCATTAAAtataaagatggatcaatgaagggAGTGTGCAAGGCTTGTAAAGTGGGATATAAATATGATAGCCAGAAAGGTGGAACCTCATCTATGAAAAGGCATAAGTGCCGTGAGCGTCATTCTCAATACATATGGCAAATGATTTTATCTGCAAAGAATGGCCAGTTGTCTTCCCGCGCACGCAAAATTGATCAGATGAAGTTTCAGGATCTTATTTCAGAATTACTCATTGCAAGAAATGTCCCATTGGATTTGGTGGAGTGGAAAGAATTTAGGGACATATGTGCTTATCTAAATGAGGATGCTAAACCAATAGCAAGGAATACTGGGAAAGCCGATATTGTCAAAAAACATAATGCACGAAAAGAAGTTATTCGAAACATATTGACACTTGCTCCAT GTAGGATgtgtctaacatcagacatgtggaccTCTGTTACGACTACAGGGTATATAAGCTTAACTGTCCACTTTCTTGATCAAAATTGGGAATTAAATAAGTATCTACTGAATTTTTTTgaacttccaccacctcatacag GTGAAAACCTTTCTGCCAAGCTATttgcaatgatagaagattggggaattgaagaaAAAGTATCCAACATAACCTTGGATAATGCTGCAAATAATGGAGCTTGTGCTAGAACTATGCAGAGTAGACTTGTTGCAAATAAGATCTTGTTTAACAAGGGAAAATACTttcat attgatccaGTTATGCTTAAGATAAGAAAGTCAGTGAAGTCCCTTAAAAAGtcccaagtaagaaaacaaaaattcttggacATTGTTAATACTTTAGGAATGTCTGAAGTAAGAAGGGGTATTCATCAAGATGTTAAGACAAG ATGGAATCCAACTTATCTTATGTTAGACAGTTGTCTTGTGTATAGAAGTGTTTTCGCTCACTTGAAGGAGGTGGATTCAGACTATAAAGACTGTCCAACTGACGAAGAATGGGATCAAATTTAA